Below is a window of Plectropomus leopardus isolate mb unplaced genomic scaffold, YSFRI_Pleo_2.0 unplaced_scaffold26107, whole genome shotgun sequence DNA.
AGGAAACCCGCAACGGCGGTCCTCAGAGGTCAGATCCGACTCCGACACTCAAACCAACTCAAACACGGACAGATGTTAACATCCGAAAATTACGTTTTCTGATCAGGTTTCATTCTTGTTAAAATTTTAACAAGCACCttattttctggtgtttttgtgagaaaaacgAGCATGAGACGCAAAAACGTTCCCCTTGTGTTGGCggtatttgtatttatgtactAATGTGGTATTTTCTCTGCAGTCCAACAAAGTACTTTGGAGAGGACGTGTCAGCCGAAAAGCTGAAGATGTACAACCCCGACTTCGTCCGTTACCTCAGAAACAGGTGAGCAGACAGCGGAGCGACAGACGATTTAAACACCAGAAACTTCCAGATACtgaatgtaactgagtacatttactcaagtactgcgcTGAAGTACAGAtttccttttcatttcactttataCTTTGACTCCagtacatttcagagggaaatctgtacttcattacatttatctgacagctttatttACTaaacaaattcagatttttgcatcaaatcattttcataaaataaattaccacaaaatttatacaagtacagctgataTGAGTAATTAATTAACCAGTTAGATTAAATTAATGGCAACTAATGTGagaaacatttaagtcattttctatttttagattttttttcagtgtttatttttagcattttgagtgtttttgttttatattttctttttaataaggttttagtttatttctctgtttgcttttaatatttttaatacctgattatatttaattacttttaacttttcaaTGCAGAACTTTTGTAAGTACGAGTAGTTTAActgtgtggtattagtactcctatttacattttaaaaaagtttgtggttgttttttctaatttttttaatatatattttaaaaaaaaacattttcattgcagacttttacttgtaactgagtattttcacagttgtATTAGTACTTCTACTCAAGTAAAGaaactgaatacttcttccagcTCTTCATCTATGTTTGACTTGTCTTTTGTTTCAGATTCCTTCGTTCAAACGCTCTGAAAACCAAATATAAGAACATTTACCGTCCGTCGACGGGAGCCGTGATGCTGCTGGCCGCCCTGCACGCCTGCGACCAGGTGAGCCTCGGCAGCTGCTTCACGTTTCCgtcagctgtttgtttcctgcGGGGCGAGACGGCACTCGCCTGATGGCGTGAGAACGTTTCGGCTGGCAGCAGTTTGCCTCGCAGCTCTGATGTTGTGCGGCCTCGATCACGTGACTCAGTCGAACCACAGAGTTCTCAGGAAACATGACATCGCTCTTTTTCTGTGCCGACTGATTTCATCTGTCAGACCTGCCGCTCAGCGAGTCGTGACACGATTTAGACCTCAGAAAATGAAACCTGTTTAGATTTTCGGCTCATCAGATTGCATAACTCGTGtgatcctgatcctgatcaGGGGTTTGCTGGTGCAAAAAGGCAGATTCGTGTCACaccgttattattattattattttaaatttggctgTATCTTAATTTGGCTGTgatttttcaggcttttttgtctttggcactttttgcaatttattttttgcaggtttttctATACGGTGagttttatagaaaacatggTGGGcctgcaaaaattaaaattcccAAAGTTGTATAGTTTAtagtcagaaactgtaaaaacagaagttatatttggatttttaaatttctgacaaTTCTTGAACACCTCGTGTGCAACAAACTCTTCAAATATTTTCCCAAAGTCACTAAAGGacattaatacataaaaatgttgttattgttattataaaatttTGTATAAAAGATTCGGGGCTGAAGCCTCGGACGATCCTGACTGTacgtttgtgtttgttttgtcgaTGAAGGTGAGTGCGTACGGCTTCATGACTCCGGACTATAAGAACTACTCTGACCACTACTACGACAGCAGCTACCACCCGGTGGGCTTCTTCATCAACCACGACCTGCGACTGGAGATGACTCTG
It encodes the following:
- the LOC121966853 gene encoding alpha-N-acetylgalactosaminide alpha-2,6-sialyltransferase 2-like → MWYFLCSPTKYFGEDVSAEKLKMYNPDFVRYLRNRFLRSNALKTKYKNIYRPSTGAVMLLAALHACDQVSAYGFMTPDYKNYSDHYYDSSYHPVGFFINHDLRLEMTLWQQLHQAGLIRLYMHN